The Halobacillus ihumii genomic sequence GGAGCTTGGCTCAGGATTTAAAATCGCCATGCGGGATTTATCCATTAGAGGGGCAGGAAATCTATTAGGTGCTCAGCAGCATGGGTTTATTGATTCTGTCGGCTTCGACATGTATTCACAAATGCTTAAGGATGCTATTGAGGCTAAACGTCAAGGGGTCGAGCCGGAAGCTATACAACCATTTCAAACCGAACTCGATCTTACTATTGATGCGTACTTACCGGCGGATTATATTGAAGATGAGAAACAAAAAATTGATATGTACAAGCAATTCCAGGCAATAGAATCAAAAGATGACATTAGTGATTTAAAAGATGAATTGATTGACCGCTTTGGGGATTATCCAGAAGAAGTTGAGAATTTGATTAAGGTAACCTCAATTCGTTTGTATGCCAAAAAGGCCCGAATCGAATCGATTTCTGAAGGAAAGAAAAAGATCGAGATGTTTATGGAGCCTAACCAAAGTCAGCAAATTGACGGATCGAAGTTATTTGATTTAGCTAATCAATATGGACGAATGATTCAACTTGGTACAGAGGGGCAACAGCTGAAAATTACGCTTATGTGGGAAAGAAATACGAAGCCGAGAAGATACGAATTAGTGGAAGAATTCATCCAACGTCTTCCACAGTTGTCAGAGGCAGCTACTAGCGCATAGTAAAAGGGGAGGGAGCCGTCAATGGCTCCCTTTTCACTTGTGAAGAAACCCCGCAGAACGTAACGTCAGTGGAGTTCGAGGAGGCCTCGCTGGCCGTCCGTGGAAAGCGAAGTGTGTATCAACGACGGACCCTATAGCCATCTTAAATCACTGCCTCTAGAAGGTTCTATCACTAGGAAAACGGTTGAATAAATGATACATCCACCCATTCTCATTATGTTTTTGAAAAAAATCCATTCTTGGGATGAATAGGTTTTTTCTGGAGTATCATACTATCCTTATCACCTGTTTATTCCGCATGTGATTTGCGTGAGGGTAAACTACAGAGAGGGAGGCAGCTTATAGAATGAAAGCAACAGGAATAGTACGCCGAATTGATGATTTAGGACGTGTGGTGATCCCAAAGGAAATCCGCCGCACGCTTCGAATTAGGGAAGGTGACCCTTTAGAAATATTTGTAGATCGAGAAGGAGAAGTTATTTTAAAGAAATATTCTCCAATAAGTGAACTGGGAGATTTCGCGCGAGAGTATGCAGACGCACTGCATGAGTCGTTAGAAGCGCCTGTTTTGATTTGTGACCGCGATGAGTTTATTGCAGTTGCCGGAGAATCGAAGAAATCCTATATGGGCCGTCAAATAGGCAGCCGTATAGAACAGGTAATGGAAGGACGTACTTCTGCGTTTGAAAAACATCCGAATCCGGTAGAATTTGTCCGTGATTTAGAAGAGGACGTTATTTCTTATATTATTCATCCCATTATTGCGCAAGGCGATCCAATTGGTTGTGTCGTTGTCTTTAATAAGGAAGGCACCCCTATTGATGAAGGTTCCGAAAAGGCTGTCCAAACGGCGGCAAGCTTTTTAGCCAGACAAATGGATTAACAAATAATCAGGGGACGGTGGCGGTACCCACATAGACATAGTCGAGTCACGTTGCAGGGCAGATGCCACCTGCCGCCCCATAGGGTCACCAAGTAATACATTAGAAAACTGGAACTAAAAAGGAACAAGCCAGGTCACTCATAGGACCTGGCATTTTTGTGCTATAATAGGTGCAATTGTATTGATATGGGAAGGGCTCTGCATGAATCATTCAAACTCATCGCATCTTTTGTTTAAAGGTGCTTTCCTGCTTACTTTATCGGGGTTGATTGGTAAAGTGTTAAGTGCAGGATATCGTATTCCTTTGCAAAACATCGCAGGGGATTTTGGCTTTTATGTTTACCAGCAAATCTATCCGATTTTAGGAATAGCTATCGTGCTTTCATTATACGGTTTTCCAGCGGCTATTTCGAAGTTAGTGGCAGAAATAAGGGAACAGGGTCAGGTATTATCACTGTCCTCTTTTTATCTCCCTGCTTTGTTATGGTTGTTTGGAATTTGTGGATTGATCTTTATGATCGGTTACACTCAGGCAGATGAATTGGCTTCCATAATGGGGGATGAGCGTTTAACTCCATCCTTGCAGGCTGCATTCACGGTTTTTCTTCTGCTGCCGATCCCCTCATTATTTAGAGGGGTGTATCAAGGTCAGGGAAATATGCACCCTACGGCGATATCACAAGTTGCCGAACAATTGATACGGGTTCTTCTCATTATAGCGGCTGTGATATACGTTGTATCAGAAGGGCAGATCTATCATATTGGGGTAGGTGCTTCTATCGCATCACTTGGGGGCATCGCAGCCTCTATCGTTGTATTTCTTATAATTATTAGAAAGAACCCACCCTGGACGAAAGGGCCTGTTGATTATGCATCGCTTTCCTTTTTAAAAACGATTGTTTTTTATGGTATATTTATTTGCCTTAATTATATGCTGCTGTTACTTATTCAAATGACTGATGCTTTAACTCTTGTGCCTCACCTGATTGAAGCTGGGATAGCACCTGTCGAGGCGAAGGTGCTAAAGGGAGTATTTGATCGCGGCCAACCGCTTATTCAATTAGGAACAGTCTTAGCGTCATCTCTGGCTTTAGCTCTGATTCCTTCTATTACTAGAAAGAAAATTAAGGATCATCCGAAGCAAGTAGAGGGGTACATCTTTGGATCGGTAAAGTTTAGCTTAATCTTAGCAAGTGGAGCTTCAGCAGGGTCAATCACATTATTTCCCTTTATAAATGAGTTGTTCTTTCAAGATGAAAAAGGAACAGCAGTACTTAGGATTCTTATGCTTGTCATTATATTTAGTTCATTGGCCGTGACCTTTTCTTCCATTTTGCAAGGCCTCGGCTTTGTTAGTCATACAGCTGTCATTGTGATCTTTGCTGTTTTTGTGAAATGGGGATTGAACGTTCTTCTTGTCCCCTATCTTTTATTAAATGGAGCGGCAATAGCTTCGATTTGCAGCACTGCCTTCGTAGTGGTTTGTCAGTGCCTTTTTCTCAGCCGTTATTTTTCATTTAGAAAATGGCGGAGGCTTCCGTGGCTTTCCATAGCTTGCGCACTTGCCGGGATGATTGTTGTACTAATTGTACTGATTTGGATCCAATCATCGTTAGGAGCGGGGCTGGAAAACCGGCTTTTCTTACTGGTTTATACGCTTAGTCTTACTGCTGTTGGTGCTGCTACGTACTTCCTATTGTTAATAAGATTAGGTGCCTTACACAGAAAAGAGTTAGAAGCTTTACCATATGGAAGATCATTCGTACGATTTTTGCCAAAGGGGTTGAAGTAGATGAAAACTGTGAAGATTTTAGGTCTGGGCGCTGGTGATTTGGAGCAACTGCCGCTTGGCGTTTACCGTCAGCTTATCCATGCAAATGAACCTGTTTATAGTCGAACGCTTGATCACCCGGTGATAAGGAATCTGGAGAACGAAGGGGTGGATTTCATAGGCTTCGATGATGTGTATGAACAGTATGATCAATTCACGGCCGTTTATGAAGAGATCGCGGACAAATTAGCGGATGCCGCGAAGGAAGAAGATATTATCTATGTGGTGCCAGGGCATCCAATGCTTGCGGAGCGTACAGTCCAATTATTACTGGAAGATCAACGAGTAGATGTAGCGATTCAAGGCGGACAAAGTTACTTAGATGATGTATTTTCTGCGTTGAAAGTAGATCCTATTGAAGGGTTTCAATTTTTAGATGCAACAGCCCTTGATCGAAGTCAATTACAGTTTCAAAATCATATCGTTCTCTGTCAGGTATATGATCAAATGATTGCTTCAGAAGTTAAGTTGACATTAATGGAAGATCTTCCGCCGGAGTATCCTGTGACCGTTATCACTGCGGTTGGAAGCAGCGAAGAGGAAATTACTGAGGTTGAACTGCAGGAATTAGATCGGTTTGTGGCGGTAAATAACTTAACGAGCGTTTATATCCCTCCGGTAGATAAAACGAATTTGAATCATCAGTTTTTCCGACTGAGAGAAGTGATTCGTACACTGAGAGGTCCAGAAGGATGCCCATGGGATCAAAAGCAAACCCATGAATCACTGCGTCGCTATTTAATAGAAGAAGCCTATGAGTTCATTGATGCTGTAAATCGGCTTGATGATCAGAATATGGCAGAAGAGTTAGGCGATATCCTCTTACAAGTTATGCTTCACAGTCAAATTGGGGAGGATGAAGGATTTTTCACGATTGATGACGTCATCTCCTCCATAACTGAAAAAATGATCCGCAGACACCCCCATGTATTTGGCGATGTGCTAGTAAATGACGCAGAGGAAGTGGTCACGAACTGGGATCAAATTAAAAAGCAGGAAAAGAGCATAGCTGCTGATTCCTTATTAGATTCTGTTCCGACAAGCTTTCCGGCCCTCCTGCAAGCCGAAGAAGTACAAAAAAAGGCTGCTAAGGTAGGGTTTGACTGGGACAAAGTGGAACTTGTCGAGGATAAAGTAAAGGAAGAATGGGCAGAATTTCTCGAAGCAAAGGAAATGAATGACCCGCGTGAAATGGAGAAAGAATTTGGGGATTGGTTGTTTGCGATTACTAATTTAGCGCGCCATTATAACATTAACGGAGAAACAGCTCTTCAGCGAACAAATCAAAAGTTTAGGACAAGATTCTCGGCGATGGAAAAAAGCGCCTCAAATGCGAAGCGGCCTCTTGATGATTATTCGCTCCATGAGCTTGAAGAGTTGTGGGCAGCAGCTAAAATAAAACATAAAGGGGAAGAATAAATTATGCGATTAGATAAATTTCTAAAAATCTCAAGACTGATTAAACGAAGAACCTTGGCTAAGGAAATCGCTGATCAAGGGAGAATTAGTATTAACGGGTCAAAAAGCAAGGCGTCTTCAGATGTATCGGTAGGAGATGAATTGATGATTCAATTTGGTCAAAAGGTGTTGACAATTGAAGTAAAATCTTTGAGAGAAAATGTGAAGAAGGATGAAGCTGCGACCTTATATGACATCAAGAAAGAGGAACCTGTTAACAAATAATTCTTAACCCACTGCAGTACCAGCAGTGGGCTTTTTCATGATGTAAAGCGATCTATCGAATTATTTTCAATGTCTTACCATACGTTCTAAATTGTCCTCCTATTACATAGCTTGTACTAGAGAAGAAGGAGGCTGGGATAAATGGAAGGCTACGATAAAAATTTAAATGCACGGGCACATCAGGTAGATCATAATGTGAAAATGTGGAATAGAAGAAACCTTGAAATATCTGGTGTCAGAGAAGTGGACAGCTTTGACAGTGAGGAGTTTCTGCTTCAAACAAGTATGGGGTACTTAGTCATTCGCGGTCATAATCTACAAATGAAAAACCTGGACTTAGAAGAAGGTGAAGTATCTATAAAAGGACGCGTTGATGAGATGACGTATTTGGACGAGAACCAAGGGGAGAAAGCTAAAGGATTATTTAGCAAGCTTTTCAAATGACACTCACTACACAATTTATGACGATGGTGGTTATGCTAGCCGGGGGCATTTATGTAGGAGCAGCCGTTGATACCTTTGAGCGACTCTTTTCTAAACGAAATAAAAGGAGCTGGCTTGAGCTTTTCTGGCAGCTTGCCTTCTGGGTTGCTCAGGCTGCTCTTCTTTTTTTTCTTTTATTCCTGGTAAACTATGGTGAATTACGTTTATATGTATTTATAGCCGTAATTTGCGGATATTCTGCTTATCGTGCATTATTTCAAACACGATATAAAAAGTTGTTAGAATATATAATACGCTTCGTGACTCGATTAATGACCTTCTTTGCGCGGCTTTTTAATGCCATTATTATTTGGCCGATTCGAACCATCATTATGCTGATAACTACTTTACTATTATTCGTTTATAAAGTATTTTATAAGGGAATACATTTATTGTTTCTTGTCGTTTTATATCCATTCCTGTTGATTTTTCGAATGATTTGGAAGCTCCTCCCGAAAAAACTGAAAAAAAATTTAAACAAAACAGCAGGGTTTTGGGTTAAAATAAAGAATACTATAAATAAATGGAAAGAGCGAATGCGCAAATAAAGGAGGTCTAACGTTCATGGCAAAAAAACAATCAGTAGCCCGCCTAGATTCTACATACATGAAGCACTACGATGCCTA encodes the following:
- the mazG gene encoding nucleoside triphosphate pyrophosphohydrolase, coding for MKTVKILGLGAGDLEQLPLGVYRQLIHANEPVYSRTLDHPVIRNLENEGVDFIGFDDVYEQYDQFTAVYEEIADKLADAAKEEDIIYVVPGHPMLAERTVQLLLEDQRVDVAIQGGQSYLDDVFSALKVDPIEGFQFLDATALDRSQLQFQNHIVLCQVYDQMIASEVKLTLMEDLPPEYPVTVITAVGSSEEEITEVELQELDRFVAVNNLTSVYIPPVDKTNLNHQFFRLREVIRTLRGPEGCPWDQKQTHESLRRYLIEEAYEFIDAVNRLDDQNMAEELGDILLQVMLHSQIGEDEGFFTIDDVISSITEKMIRRHPHVFGDVLVNDAEEVVTNWDQIKKQEKSIAADSLLDSVPTSFPALLQAEEVQKKAAKVGFDWDKVELVEDKVKEEWAEFLEAKEMNDPREMEKEFGDWLFAITNLARHYNINGETALQRTNQKFRTRFSAMEKSASNAKRPLDDYSLHELEELWAAAKIKHKGEE
- the yabP gene encoding sporulation protein YabP, translated to MWNRRNLEISGVREVDSFDSEEFLLQTSMGYLVIRGHNLQMKNLDLEEGEVSIKGRVDEMTYLDENQGEKAKGLFSKLFK
- the spoVT gene encoding stage V sporulation protein T; this encodes MKATGIVRRIDDLGRVVIPKEIRRTLRIREGDPLEIFVDREGEVILKKYSPISELGDFAREYADALHESLEAPVLICDRDEFIAVAGESKKSYMGRQIGSRIEQVMEGRTSAFEKHPNPVEFVRDLEEDVISYIIHPIIAQGDPIGCVVVFNKEGTPIDEGSEKAVQTAASFLARQMD
- the yabQ gene encoding spore cortex biosynthesis protein YabQ, translated to MTLTTQFMTMVVMLAGGIYVGAAVDTFERLFSKRNKRSWLELFWQLAFWVAQAALLFFLLFLVNYGELRLYVFIAVICGYSAYRALFQTRYKKLLEYIIRFVTRLMTFFARLFNAIIIWPIRTIIMLITTLLLFVYKVFYKGIHLLFLVVLYPFLLIFRMIWKLLPKKLKKNLNKTAGFWVKIKNTINKWKERMRK
- a CDS encoding RNA-binding S4 domain-containing protein, with product MRLDKFLKISRLIKRRTLAKEIADQGRISINGSKSKASSDVSVGDELMIQFGQKVLTIEVKSLRENVKKDEAATLYDIKKEEPVNK
- a CDS encoding putative polysaccharide biosynthesis protein codes for the protein MNHSNSSHLLFKGAFLLTLSGLIGKVLSAGYRIPLQNIAGDFGFYVYQQIYPILGIAIVLSLYGFPAAISKLVAEIREQGQVLSLSSFYLPALLWLFGICGLIFMIGYTQADELASIMGDERLTPSLQAAFTVFLLLPIPSLFRGVYQGQGNMHPTAISQVAEQLIRVLLIIAAVIYVVSEGQIYHIGVGASIASLGGIAASIVVFLIIIRKNPPWTKGPVDYASLSFLKTIVFYGIFICLNYMLLLLIQMTDALTLVPHLIEAGIAPVEAKVLKGVFDRGQPLIQLGTVLASSLALALIPSITRKKIKDHPKQVEGYIFGSVKFSLILASGASAGSITLFPFINELFFQDEKGTAVLRILMLVIIFSSLAVTFSSILQGLGFVSHTAVIVIFAVFVKWGLNVLLVPYLLLNGAAIASICSTAFVVVCQCLFLSRYFSFRKWRRLPWLSIACALAGMIVVLIVLIWIQSSLGAGLENRLFLLVYTLSLTAVGAATYFLLLIRLGALHRKELEALPYGRSFVRFLPKGLK